In Drosophila santomea strain STO CAGO 1482 chromosome 3L, Prin_Dsan_1.1, whole genome shotgun sequence, a single window of DNA contains:
- the LOC120449363 gene encoding arginine-glutamic acid dipeptide repeats protein isoform X6, translated as MAASTQGEIRVGPGHQVNDVYAKLPDYNPISSFPIDKETDERELEESRWSPGVVADGDLLMFLRAARSMAAFQGMCDGGLEDGCLAASRDDTTINALDVLHDSGYDPGKALQALVKCPVSKGIDKKWTEDETKKFIKGLRQFGKNFFRIHKDLLPHKDTPELVEFYYLWKKTPGANNNRPHRRRRQSALRRNRVTRANNSNSNTPPKKEDTPEPQTATTATAAATAASETASRSSPAVSKEENSSLTEDDASECDSDSSLTHKRDESPSRMRTRNKQQNNNSSTSSGNNTAGNGGGNATSISSGSTGGGAAGGNNSSKDQSANAVANGKRPKRGSETPDVSGGASVDSPKTPTKAVAESSANKRKGGKQETPNKKKRTEQESNEPSAHEENAVKEKRKRPDSPVESMNSDSRPDSVLDDGESNTTDTTTAEQQSTKDSKDTVSCKEEREMVTNDLEAKAEEKVIKAEALAEDSKDSAIKNMDEETNIQAPSSAETSLVDGPNPNALPSPVAAPITMKVPTIATVEALNASVDRKEAIEKMESCDSDPEMLKKLATIKQEVSPQQQQHLQQPSQQQMQQQLAPVGLQPPPSCPPSESVYIKKEPMEDSMDATCNQNSNEPQDLKVKIEIKNEDALKHSAGGMPPSGPCAPPSALHPLSGAPVESGQEPLHLQHMPHGPVPTQPPPGYLIDGQLKYGPPGQGVPPQPPQLHSDAAGGVSGAPPGAPTTPQKYPPEMEMKFAPQDLKYPPPPPLDALKYSQEMQAAAAAAAAAGKYDMKYMMEQQGKYNVELSAAHQPPSKPGYQDSLKIPDIKPGFGHLPHSVGSPLDAAHKYGPPPTSQESQQQQPQPSAHQVPPGATPPPGIAMPKPHYQHDVQTPPLGRPFEPTGLMLKYGDPLAAKYGPPQDLKYPMPPVSQAGPADIKPYGGENLIKSSPYGPPPESPIDASARSTPGQDSQGSNSNSQPPSMPPQPQQFQSPHPSPHMPSPAGGGLPPGMHPQNLIHGPPPGAAGGSGPQPPPPPTSLHQPTPTSAGPPSLQHGLHPGHQHSQLSAATSLPPSSIGIPPTLSTMAPSHMHPHLHPHAHLQGLHRPHDLPPSMHPHAPMPLSLQGHPQHGHGLPPSHTSQQQQQQQQQTGGPAGTVRTPSPAQQPPRSLHDPQSSREPPTSQPSTTMAGSSGPGGPPPQQSPHAHRTSPLPGLAGSGPPPPGLIGHPMAIHPHLAHLPPGHPAHAALAHPGHHLLSHSIAGLGPGGGPIALLAGPGGLGGIPESALSRRTPPSHLPHSHASSAPLTAHSVASMTSTSMSLTTSTVPSSAFSRASPSVQISSSGGGPSGPGSVGPGGLPNSSAAAAAAAAAHRAASPASSVSSLSRQSPLHPVPQSPLSHHPSSSALSAAAAAVAERDRHALMRQQSPHMTPPPVSNASLMASPLSKMYAPQPGQRGLGTSPPPHLRPGASPPVIRHPQMPLPLPLIAPGGGIPQIGVHPGQSPYPHPLLHPSVFYSPHHHPFNSPYGYAPYGPGFPAYMKPPPQPGQLDPAAVMAAHHAGLQGPPPQQMRQDEQNAAAAAAAAAAEKQHQAAAAAAAQQHKAPQQQPPGGMPPNKPPTPKTPQGPGGGMPPGMGGPGTPTGLPPGAYPGSHMPGYPQGPPHGSPFAPQDGQPHGLKPTSHMDALRAHAHSANSAGMGGGHHPTEPLPIDIEPDPEPEIPSPTHNIPRGPSPEAKPDDTECHRSQSAIFVRHIDRGDYNSCTRTDLIFKPVADSKLARKREERDRKLAEKERERRQQQQQQQQQQQQQQAAAAQQAAQQAKMKAELKPPYADTPALRQLSEYARPHVAFSPVEQMVPYHHPMGPMYRERELEEIKNAQAAAASQSRLDPHWMEYYRRGIHPSQFPLYANPAISQMERERLGIPPPHHVGLDPGEHMVRMIRLTREYHAHSHTHLHLPLHPQPQPPEAGFQLPPNVGQYPRPNMLIPREPHSDVLLRMSYADQLQAAEFQRQSLHDQYFRNQLR; from the exons ATGGCGGCCTCCACTCAAGGAGAAATTCGAGTGGGTCCCGGCCACCAGGTAAACGATGTCTAT GCAAAACTGCCCGATTATAATCCAATCTCAAGCTTCCCCATCGACAAGGAAACCGATGAACGTGAACTAGAGGAATCAAGATGGAGTCCAGGCGTTGTTGCCGATGGCGACTTGTTAATGTTCTTGCGTGCGGCTCGCTCCATGGCTGCATTTCAAGGAATGTGTGATGGTGGTTTAGAAGACGGTTGTTTGGCTGCCAGTCGCGACGACACTACAATAAACGCACTCGACGTG CTCCACGATTCTGGCTACGATCCAGGCAAAGCTCTACAAGCGCTCGTAAAGTGCCCCGTTTCGAAGGGCATCGATAAGAAGTGGACCGAGGACGAAACAAAGAAATTCATCAAGGGTCTGCGTCAGTTCGGGAAGAACTTCTTCCGCATCCATAAGGACCTGCTGCCGCACAAGGATACGCCGGAGCTGGTCGAGTTCTACTATCTGTGGAAAAAGACGCCCGGCGCGAACAACAATCGGCCACACAGGCGACGCCGCCAGAGCGCCCTGCGACGCAATCGTGTCACGCgggccaacaacagcaacagcaacactcCTCCGAAGAAGGAGGACACTCCAGAACCACAAACTGcgacgacggcgacggcggcggcaacCGCGGCGTCCGAGACGGCGAGTCGCTCCTCGCCCGCTGTCTCCAAGGAGGAGAACAGCTCGCTCACCGAGGACGACGCCAGCGAGTGCGACAGTGATTCGAGTCTGACCCACAAAAGGGATGAATCACCCTCAAGGATGAGGACGCGTAACAAGCAacagaacaacaacagcagcaccagcagcggTAACAACACGGCCGGAAACGGTGGCGGTAACGCCACATCCATAAGCAGCGGATCAACCGGCGGCGGTGCCGCTGGCGGCAACAATTCGTCTAAGGATCAATCAGCCAACGCCGTGGCTAATGGCAAGCGACCCAAGAGGGGCTCCGAAACACCGGACGTGTCCGGCGGAGCCTCGGTCGATAGTCCCAAGACACCGACGAAGGCTGTGGCCGAGAGTTCGGCCAATAAGCGCAAGGGTGGCAAGCAGGAGACGCCCAACAAGAAGAAGCGAACGGAGCAGGAGTCCAACGAGCCAAGCGCCCACGAGGAGAATGCCGTCAAGGAGAAGCGCAAGAGACCGGACAGCCCGGTTGAGAGCATGAACTCGGATAGCAGGCCGGATTCAGTGCTCGACGATGGCGAATCCAATACCACGGACACCACCACCGCCGAGCAGCAGTCGACAAAGGACAGCAAGGATACGGTCAGCTGCAAGGAGGAGCGCGAAATGGTCACCAACGATCTGGAGGCCAAGGCCGAGGAGAAGGTCATCAAGGCAGAGGCTTTGGCGGAGGACAGCAAGGATAGCGCCATCAAGAACATGGACGAGGAGACAAACATCCAGGCGCCTAGCAGTGCAGAGACAAGTTTGGTGGATGGTCCAAATCCCAATGCCTTGCCCAGTCCTGTGGCCGCACCAATCACCATGAAGGTGCCCACAATTGCCACAGTTGAGGCGCTGAACGCGTCCGTGGATCGCAAGGAGGCCATCGAGAAGATGGAGTCGTGCGACAGCGATCCGGAGATGCTTAAAAAACTGGCAACCATTAAGCAGGAAGTATctccgcagcagcaacagcatttGCAACAGCCGTCacagcagcagatgcagcagcaactcgcACCTGTTGGCTTACAGCCGCCTCCGTCTTGCCCGCCTTCAGAATCAGTCTATATCAAAAAGGAGCCCATGGAGGACTCGATGGACGCCACCTGCAATCAGAACAGCAACGAACCGCAGGACCTGAAGGTGAAGATCGAGATTAAAAACGAGGATGCATTAAAGCACAGTGCCGGAGGTATGCCGCCTTCTGGACCCTGTGCACCGCCTTCAGCTCTACATCCGCTCTCCGGAGCTCCGGTAGAGAGCGGCCAGGAGCCACTGCACCTGCAACACATGCCTCATGGACCGGTGCCAACGCAACCGCCTCCTGGCTATCTAATTGATGGTCAGCTAAAGTATGGACCACCGGGACAAGGCGTGCCTCCACAGCCTCCACAACTGCACAGCGACGCGGCTGGAGGAGTCAGTGGAGCACCGCCTGGAGCCCCGACCACGCCGCAAAAGTATCCGCCCGAGATGGAGATGAAGTTTGCTCCTCAGGATCTCAAGTAtccaccaccgccgccccTAGACGCACTCAAGTACAGCCAGGAGATGCAagctgcggcggcggcagcggctgctgctggcaaATACGATATGAAGTACATGATGGAGCAGCAGGGCAAGTACAACGTGGAGTTGTCAGCGGCCCATCAGCCGCCTAGCAAGCCGGGCTACCAGGACTCGCTGAAGATACCCGATATCAAGCCCGGTTTCGGCCACCTGCCGCACAGCGTGGGCTCACCGCTGGACGCCGCCCATAAATACGGACCGCCTCCAACGTCGCAAGAGtcccagcaacagcagccacagccgTCGGCACATCAGGTACCGCCGGGAGCAACTCCACCACCCGGTATCGCCATGCCCAAGCCGCACTACCAACACGACGTGCAAACACCACCGTTGGGACGGCCCTTCGAGCCGACCGGACTTATGCTCAAGTATGGCGATCCATTGGCAGCCAAATACGGGCCGCCTCAGGATCTCAAGTACCCGATGCCGCCGGTCTCTCAGGCGGGACCAGCGGACATAAAGCCCTATGGCGGCGAGAATCTAATCAAGTCCTCACCGTACGGACCGCCGCCGGAGAGTCCCATTGATGCCTCAGCGCGCTCTACACCTGGCCAGGATAGCCAgggcagcaacagcaattcACAGCCGCCCTCAATGCCCCCGCAACCGCAGCAGTTCCAGTCGCCGCATCCCTCGCCGCATATGCCTTCGCCAGCAGGTGGTGGCCTACCACCGGGAATGCATCCGCAAAATCTCATCCACGGCCCGCCACCAGGTGCAGCGGGCGGTAGTGGTCCCCAGCCGCCTCCGCCGCCCACATCGCTGCATCAGCCCACGCCCACGTCTGCAGGTCCACCCAGTCTGCAACATGGACTACATCCTGGCCACCAGCACTCACAGCTGTCTGCGGCAACATCGCTACCGCCGAGCTCGATTGGAATTCCTCCCACGCTCTCGACTATGGCGCCCTCGCACATGCACCCGCACCTCCATCCACATGCGCATCTGCAGGGTCTCCATCGGCCGCACGATCTGCCGCCCAGTATGCATCCACATGCTCCCATGCCGCTGTCGTTGCAGGGACATCCGCAGCACGGCCATGGATTGCCGCCATCGCACACTtctcagcaacagcagcaacaacaacaacagaccGGCGGACCAGCTGGCACAGTGCGCACTCCGTCACCTGCCCAGCAGCCGCCGAGATCCCTGCACGATCCGCAATCGTCTCGAGAGCCGCCCACCTCGCAGCCCTCGACCACAATGGCAGGATCGAGTGGTCCGGGTGGACCACCGCCCCAACAGTCGCCGCACGCGCATCGAACATCGCCGTTGCCAGGACTAGCGGGTAGTGGACCTCCACCACCGGGACTAATCGGTCATCCGATGGCCATACACCCGCACCTGGCCCACTTGCCGCCCGGACATCCTGCACACGCAGCACTGGCTCATCCTGGACACCATCTGCTGTCACACTCGATAGCGGGTTTGGGGCCTGGCGGTGGACCGATCGCGCTGCTGGCCGGTCCCGGTGGGCTTGGAGGTATTCCAGAGTCCGCTCTAAGTCGTCGCACCCCGCCCTCACACCTGCCACACTCGCATGCCTCTTCGGCTCCACTGACGGCCCATTCGGTCGCCAGTATGACGTCCACCAGTATGTCGCTGACCACCAGCACGGTGCCATCATCTGCCTTTAGCCGCGCCAGTCCAAGCGTACAGATCTCGAGCAGTGGGGGCGGTCCTTCAGGCCCCGGAAGCGTTGGACCTGGTGGATTGCCAAACTCttcggcagcggcagcagctgcggcAGCTGCTCATCGTGCAGCGTCCCCGGCATCCAGCGTCAGCAGCCTGAGTCGGCAGAGTCCGCTGCATCCGGTGCCGCAGTCGCCGCTCAGCCATCATCCGTCGTCCTCTGCGTTATCCGCCGCGGCAGCTGCCGTTGCGGAACGGGATCGACATGCGCTGATGCGTCAGCAATCGCCACATATGACTCCACCCCCGGTGTCCAATGCCTCTTTAATGGCGAGTCCTCTGAGCAAGATGTACGCTCCTCAGCCGGGTCAGAGGGGCTTGGGAACATCACCGCCACCGCATTTGCGGCCTGGAGCATCACCGCCGGTCATTCGCCACCCGCAGATGCCTCTGCCGTTGCCATTGATCGCGCCTGGCGGAGGAATACCCCAGATTGGAGTGCATCCGGGTCAGTCACCGTATCCGCATCCGCTACTGCATCCTTCGGTATTTTACTCACCGCACCACCATCCCTTCAATTCGCCATACGGCTATGCGCCCTATGGTCCTGGATTCCCGGCGTACATGAAGCCGCCACCGCAGCCGGGACAGCTCGATCCGGCAGCCGTGATGGCGGCCCACCATGCTGGATTGCAAGGACCGCCGCCCCAGCAGATGCGCCAGGACGAGCAGAATGCAGCGgccgccgctgcagcagcagctgctgagAAACAACACCAagcggctgcagcagcggcagcacagcagcacaaggcgccacaacaacaaccgcCCGGCGGAATGCCACCCAACAAACCGCCGACGCCAAAGACGCCACAGGGTCCAGGCGGTGGAATGCCCCCTGGAATGGGTGGACCGGGAACACCGACGGGACTACCGCCTGGTGCTTATCCAGGCAGCCATATGCCGGGATATCCACAAGGACCACCGCATGGATCACCGTTTGCGCCACAAGATGGTCAGCCTCACGGACTAAAGCCCACATCGCACATGGACGCCCTGCGAGCGCATGCGCACTCAGCCAACTCGGCGGGAATGGGTGGAGGACACCATCCGACGGAGCCAT TGCCCATTGATATTGAGCCGGATCCAGAGCCAGAGATTCCCAGTCCAACGCACAACATACCACGTGGTCCAAGTCCCGAAGCAAAACCGGACGACACCGAATGCCATCGCTCTCAGTCTGCCAT ATTTGTGCGTCACATCGATCGCGGGGATTACAATTCATGCACGAGAACAGATTTGATCTTCAAGCCGGTGGCCGACTCAAAGTTGGCCCGCAAGCGTGAAGAACGCGACCGCAAGCTGGCCGAAAAGGAACGTGAGCGGCGACAG cagcagcagcaacaacaacagcagcagcaacaacagcaagcaGCTGCCGCGCAACAGGCGGCACAGCAAGCCAAGATGAAGGCGGAGCTGAAGCCCCCGTATGCGGATACGCCGGCACTGCGTCAACTGTCGGAGTACGCTCGTCCCCACGTCGCCTTCAG TCCTGTTGAGCAGATGGTGCCATATCATCATCCAATGGGCCCCATGTACAGAGAGAG GGAACTGGAGGAGATCAAAAACGCACAAGCTGCTGCGGCGAGTCAGTCCAGACTAGATCCGCACTGGATGGAATACTATCGACG CGGCATCCACCCCTCGCAGTTCCCACTGTATGCGAATCCGGCGATATCGCAGATGGAGAGGGAGCGTCTGGGAATTCCACCTCCGCACCATGTGGGGTTGGACCCGGGCGAGCACATGGTGCGTATG ATACGATTGACGAGAGAATATCATGCACACTCTCATACTCATTTACATTTGCCTTTGCATCCACAGCCGCAACCACCGGAGGCCGGTTTCCAACTGCCAC CGAATGTTGGCCAGTATCCGCGGCCAAATATGCTTATACCTAGGGAGCCGCACTCGGATGTCCTGCTGCGCATGTCCTATGCCGACCAACTACAG GCCGCCGAGTTCCAGCGACAGTCCCTGCACGATCAGTACTTTAG GAATCAGCTGCGTTAA